The Triticum aestivum cultivar Chinese Spring chromosome 3A, IWGSC CS RefSeq v2.1, whole genome shotgun sequence genome includes a region encoding these proteins:
- the LOC123059934 gene encoding chloroplastic import inner membrane translocase subunit HP30-2, translating into MASSSPSPSPSPSPSSPAQARGGRNPLEEWSGRVRALEAGFRAWMAKQPIHVEAVVTTAAGAVQGGALGGLMGSITADGGAPWVPPLPPNANPQAMASFKQAQALAAGPLVQARNFAVMSGTNAGISCVMRRIRGVDDIQGSMAAAFGSGVLFSLVSGMGTPNPVANAITSGVGFAVFQGGFFMIGQRFSKPQGVSEHNYYARTSSMLQNLGLEKYEKNFRKGHLTDHTLPLLTDSALKDVKIPPGPRLIILDQIKRDPGLAKAQ; encoded by the exons atggcctcctcctcgccgtcgccgtcgccgtcgccgtcgccgtcgtcgccggcgcAGGCGCGCGGCGGCCGCAACCCGCTGGAGGAGTGGAGCGGGCGCGTGAGGGCGCTGGAGGCGGGGTTCCGCGCGTGGATGGCGAAGCAGCCCATCCATGTCGAGGCGGTGGTGACCACGGCGGCGGGGGCGGTCCAGGGCGGGGCGCTCGGGGGCCTGATGGGCTCCATCACCGCCGACGGGGGAGCGCCGTGGGTGCCGCCGCTCCCTCCCAACGCCAACCCGCAGGCCATGGCCTCCTTCAAGCAGGCGCAG GCTTTAGCTGCTGGACCGTTGGTGCAGGCGCGGAACTTTGCAGTCATGTCTGGTACAAACGCAGGCATATCATGTGTTATGAGAAGGATACGCGGAGTAGACGACATCCAGGGCAG CATGGCAGCCGCTTTTGGTTCCGGTGTTCTGTTCTCTCTAGTGAGTGGAATGGGAACTCCTAATCCGGTCGCAAATGCAATCACATCCGGTGTTGGTTTTGCGGTATTTCAGGGTGGCTTTTTCATG ATTGGGCAGAGGTTCTCAAAGCCACAGGGTGTGAGTGAACATAACTACTATGCCAGGACAAGTAGCATGTTACAAAATCTGGGCCTCGAGAAATATGAGAAGAATTTCAGGAAGGGTCACCTTACTGATCATACCTTGCCCCTCCTTACTGACAG TGCTTTGAAAGATGTGAAGATCCCCCCTGGCCCCAGATTGATCATACTTGATCAAATTAAAAG GGATCCTGGGCTGGCCAAAGCACAGTGA